The sequence below is a genomic window from Pseudobacteroides sp..
AATGGAATTCAGTAAATGGAACTACAAGTGCTTTCGGTGCCTTAATAATTCCAAACTCTGCACAATTTGATAACTGCAGGATATATGCACAGTTTGGCAATACAAGATCAACAAATATGTTTTATAACAAATAAAACGATTTATATTAATAGTGATTATAAATACTGACTAAAAGGGGCTTGATTAAAGCCCCTTTTAGTATCATACAGCCTCAAATTCTTCATCATCCTCTATACAGGGTAAAGTTATTGTAAAGGTTGTACCCTTGCCTAATTCACTTTGAACGTCAATATTTCCGCTATGTTGTTTGATTATTTGGTGGCATACATTCAATCCCAGCCCTGTACCGCTCTTTTTAGTTGTAAAGAAGGGGGTGCCTATTTTCTTTAAGTCTTCCTTTGATATGCCTTTTCCATTGTCTGAAATTTGTATAACCATCTCATTTGTCTGTTCATTATACCCTGTATCTATCTTAAGTTTTGCTGATTCTACTTCTGCCATTGCATCAATAGCATTTTTACAAATATTTAGCATAACTTGCTTTAGCTGTGACTCATCACAATATAAATACCTTTCTTCATTAGACAAATTGAAATCAATATCTACTCCTTTAACAAGGGAGGATGCCTCAATCATGGCTTTAATTGATTTGAATACATCACATAAGGAAACCTCTTCCATTTGAGCTTCTCTAGGCTTTGACAAAAATAAAAATTCACTTATTATTTTGTTCACCTCTTCAATATTACTTTTTATTTTTGCAGTATGGCCTTTAATCGTTTTATCATGGGAAAGCATATCGATTAACTGGCAGCGGCCTTTTATTGTTGTTAAGTAATTTCTGGTTTCATGCACTATTCCAGCACCCATTTGGCCCAATAACGCAAGTTTTTCCTGTTGTATCATTTTTTGCTGCTCTTTTCTAATCTCAGTTATATCTGTGCCTACACTTATCCCTCCGATTATTTCTCCCTCAATATTTTTAATCGGTGTAAAATACATGAGAAGCTCTTTCCTATTACCTTTCATAGACTTCACAGCAATCTCATGGTATTGTTTATCTTCAATTCCTCTCAGTGCCATATCGAAGAAATTATCGCAGTCGAAATCTACTAGTTTATTTAATTCATCCAGATCCATACCTTTGATCCTTTTATCTTCTATCTCAAATACCTCTTCGAGGGCTTTATTGTGCAATATAATCTTCCTATGCTTATCTATCATAAGCACGCTGTTGCTTATTGCGTTTAATATAGTCTGTGTTTGAAGATGAACATTCTCGAGTTCCTGCTCCCTTTTCGCATCCTTTATAAGAACCAAAATACCGCTGCCGATTCTCTGAGCTGTCACAGAAAGCTTGACAATATCGCCTCTTCCTGTTTGACAGATCCACATAATCTGGTTACCTTCAACTTTATTATTTATTAATTCATCTAAAAGAAATTTTTCGTCTTGCCTTTCTCCCCCAAATTCCTTTAGTACATCTTCCAGAAAATAACCATATAATTTATTTCTATCACACGCCAAAACATCTTCAAACATCCTGTTTACATATATAATTCTTCTGTCAAACCCACACTTAAGCACTGCTATAGGAAGTGCATCAAGAGTGCTGTTGAGGTTTTCTGTGATAGTTTTTATTTGTATATGTGCCTCATCCAGCTTCTTATATGCATTATCCAGCTTTATGTGTTCATCTTCAAGATTTTCATACGGATAAGTAACGGTGGAAATGTATATTCCTTTAAAGAGATAGAAATAAGACGCAATCTTTAAAACATGTCCTATGGTCCATATTGTAGACTCCACTGTAATATATAAAACAAAACAAAACTCTGCTGATATTGTGAGAATCAGTGATACGAAAATATATTTATATGTAACTATTCCTGTGCCGGAAACTTTATTTTTTGTAAAATACACTGCTAACATAAGTATGGACATTATAACAATTTCCATTATTAATTTTACCTGAGTAATTCCTTGTTCAGTTAGAAGTATGGGCAAATAATCATGATATACTATACAAAAAACCGATACACCTGAAGCTATTATTAATGTAATACATAGTGCCAGCCACTTATTAAGCCTAATCCTGAATGACTGCACCGACAACAATAGTATTACTGCCTCAGCAAATCTTCCCAGTACCCAGTACCAGGTCGATAGATCAAAGAATGAATGTGAATTTAGATTTAATTTGAAGTAAAACAAAGTATGCAGAGCATCAAAGAGTGCAACTGCAAGATAACCAAATCCTAAAATATATATTCCCGTAGTACCGTTATTATAGGTAAACCATGCTGCAAAGAAAGTGGATATTGAGATAAAAACACAGCTTAGTTCCAATGCCGAATGATAAATATCCAAATATTTTATTAGTACCGTATGTAAAACCACAGCAAAAAGGATTGATCCTGCAACGGTAAATAAATACTGAATAATTAAGGTTTTTATTGATACTTTACTATTCAATCGGTCATTTTGTTCTGTACCCAATTTAATCCCCCTGGTAAAATTAAGCTCATTTATTTTTACGATAATTAATACACAAATAACTATAAAAAGCTACATTATGAATACATTTCTTGCATTTCAAAATTATAACATATGCTTTAATATATGTCCAACATGCGTGGAAATATAAACCTTGACAACACCTTTAATACAGCTGGTATAATCATAATATAATAAGGGATTAAAGCTAAGTTAGAAAAACAACTGAATTTTTATACTTTTTGTATAAATTAAGAAAGGTAAGTATATGAACATACAGATATATGCTTTAAAAAAATGCTTCGATACTCAAAAGGCTGAACGCTATTTCAAGGAGAGGAACATCAGCTATCAGCTTGTAGACCTGGCCAAATACGGACTTAGCAAAGGGGAATTTGAAAGTGTAAAGAAAGCTGTCGGGCTGACAGATCTAATAAATGACAAGTGCAAGGAATATACTGCATTAAACATGCAGAGGCTTGGGACTGGAAAAGTAGCTGAAGAAGTGCTCTTTAAAAATCCCAAGCTCTATAAATCGCCTATAGTAAGGAATGGAAAACAAGCCACTGTTGGATACAAGCCGGAAATATGGAAGGATTGGGTATAAGTCATCACTTTATATCATAGCCTGCTATAAGGTCCTCCAAAGTGTCCCTTTTTCTTATAAGCCTGTCTGATCCGTCTTCACATATGAGTACTTCAGACGGTCTTAGCCTTAAATTGTAGTTTGAGCACATTGAGTATCCATATGCCCCTGCATCCAAAACAGCAACAATGTCGCCTTCCTGTATATCATCAGGAAGCAACCTGTCTTTTGCCAATACATCACCTGTTTCGCAAATATTTCCCACAACTGTGGCAATACTTCTTTTTTCACCGGTCAACAGCTTACCATTCCTGAAGAATACAATTTCATGATATGAGTCATACATGACAGGCCTCATAAGTACATTGAAGCCTATATCTGTCCCTATATACCTTCTTCCGTAGTTTACTTTTAAACTATATACCGTTCCAAGTAAAACTCCGCTTTCAGCCACAACATACCTTCCAGGTTCTGTTTTTATCTGAACCTCTCTGCCGTAGGCCTTCATCCACTCCAGGATTACCTTTTCAAGCCCGTGTGATAAATAAGAAAGATCAAGCCTGTTTTGGCTATCCTGTTTTTTATAAGGTATTCCAAAACCTCCCCCAAGATCAACAAACTCCAAGCCATCAAATGCTGAAGCAATGTGAAGAAGTGACTTAACCCCCTCAATATAAGGCTTTCCCTCTAAAAACAATGAGCCTATGTGCTGATTTACTCCGACAACTTTTAAAGAATATTTTTCAGCTATTTCTTTTACCTCATTAACAAGAGTGCTGTCAATTCCGAACTTTGTATTGCTACCTGCCGTAACCACCTTTTCATGGTGACCTGCTCCTACTCCCGGGTTAAACCTTATGGAAACCCGGCCACCTCTACCGATCTGACCATAAGTTTCAAGCTGAGACAATGAATCCACACTGACAAGAACCCCATTTGCTGCAGCGTATTTCATTTCATCCGCTGATACATTGTTTCCGACGTAGAAGATTTGAGAAGGTTTAAAGCCCGCTTTCAAAAGCACATAAATCTCACCTGGAGACATTGCATCTGCATTCAACCCTTCATCCCTGACAATCTTCAAAAGCTCAATATTTGAGTTTGCTTTTATTGAGTAGTTAGCCACAAACCACGGATATCTTATAAGATTTTTCATTTCTCTGCAGTTTTTTCTAAGGGTCTTTTCGTCATACAGATATAAGGGACTTCCGTATTTATCCAAAATTCTCTTCAAATCAATGTTGTTATAAAAATTGTAATCAAATTCCATATTGTCATTATTCATATTATTTATCCCCTTTTAGCTCTGAAATCTGTATTTCGTTTTTCAAAGAATCCTTAACCAGCTCAACCAACGGCTTATTTTTTGAATATAGGCAGATGTCCTGGTCACCTCCTGTTATGCAGCCTGTAAGCACCTCGGTTGAATCAGCAATAAGCCTTATCTGTCCTGAAGCCTTGGTAGTATAATGGACTATAGCCCCATTTATATCAAGCTTTCCTGATGCTATAGCTACAACCTTTACACCCCTTTTTATTGCCTTTTCCAACTCATCTGATATATAATCAAATTCTTTGTCAGTCATTGAAATATATACTCTTTCCTTTGCCTCTCCAATAATGTTTTTCATTTTATCCAGTATGTGCTTAATGCCACTTATTGTTATATATGGCTCATATGGCTTACGGCCTTTGGGGCATTCCATTTTAATTATTTCTGTTACTTCTTTTATGTGGTCTACCACATTTTTGCAATATTCCTCAACCTGCACCGCAGTGTATCTGGGAACACTTCCTTCAACCAGATACGCACCGCCTTTTTCAACAAGTGCAGCCAGTGCTTGATATACATTGGCTCTTGGAATGCCTGTCACCTTTGCTGCTTCATACCCAGTAAGCTCACCCTCCCTTGAAAGTGCAACATACAATTCGGATTCATGTCTCGTAAGTCCTGTTACCATAAGGCTTTGAATTAGATTTATATCTATCACCACCCAATTATAGCAATATCATCGCCCTATTATGGTAGTATTATTTACTACCACTATAATGTTACTACATATTCAAGTAATATGTCAATGCATTGTTTAATACATAGGATTTATTTTTATATTTACTATGTTAAAAAGTGTAGCCAATAAACCTAAGGATAATTATCAATTTCTTATTATGGATATTATCTAAAATACCGATAGATTTAGCATGGTAAGTAGTTCAGACTATATTTATAACAATAAGTACAGAGGAGATAATCTATGAAAAAGATATCCACAAAAATTGTTATCTTGTCTTTAATTAATTCGCTGATTATTGCATTAACAATATCCATTGTAACATCTATAATGGGAAGCCAGGGATCTGCTTCTGACAGAAGTGCTATTCCTTTTTCTGTATTAATCGGTACGCTGACTTCAATGTTAATCGGTGCCTGTTTATCATACTTAATTGGAATTTATATATCAAAACCAATAGTCAAATTAACTGAAGCTGCCAAGAGAATGGCTCAGCTAGACTTGTCCGAAAACAATGATTTTAAAAAAACATTAAATAGCAAAGATGAGTGCGGAGCCATGGCAAAGGCTTTATGGGAAACCAGAAAATCAATGAGTGACCTTATAAAAAGAGTAACACATATCTCAAACAATCTATCACTACATTCAAAGGAATTAAGCGAATCCGCAGATGAAAATACAAAAACCATAAACCAAATCGTACTAACAATAAATGAAATCGCAGAAGGCAATAACCACCAGGCAGAAATCGTCAATAGCACGAGCCAAACAATTTCAGATGTTGTAAATACTATAGATGGAGTTAATCAAGCTACTTCGGAAAATGCTGAAAACGCTGTTAAATCACTGGAGATGGTCAGACTAGGTCAGAGTGCGGTTGATCTGGTTATGGAAAGAATGCGTGAGAATTTTAATATTACACACGAGGTTGGCAATTCCATCAATGAGTTAGGTGAAATGGTTGCAAAAGTTGAGGGCATTGTTGATGTAATAACATCTATAACGGAACAGACTAATCTTTTGGCTCTCAATGCAGCAATAGAAGCTGCTAGAGCAGGAGAAGCAGGAAAAGGTTTTGCCGTCGTTTCGGAAGAAATCAGAAAGCTGGCTGAGGGGTCAGCATCCGCTGCAAAAGAAATAACAACAATCATAAGAGAAACTACAGAAAAAAGCAAACAGACCTCTGAAAACATGGCTTTATCAAAAGTAACTGTCAATTCCCAGGCTGAAGCCGTAAATAATACAAAAGATGCTTTTGATAAAATTAAGATGGCTGTAGAAGATATAGTAAAACGTTCACAACACTCCGCAGAGATGCTTCAAAACATTGACTCCAGATCAAAAGAAATCGCAACCCAGACTCAGGATATGGCCTCAGTAGCACAGCAATCGGCAGCAAGCTCGGAGGAAATATCTGCTTCCGGTCAGGAACAGCTGGCATCAATTGAGATTGTGGCACAAGCTGCAGCAGGATTATCCAAGATGGCCGATGAACTCACACTTGAAGTAAAGAAGTTTAAGATTTAATATTTACATCGACAAAGGCTCCCCTTATCTTGTTTATGCAAGGTAGGGGGAATTTTATTGCTTTTTTATCACACAACAAATTTATAACATAATGATAATTTTTTACTTTTATGCTTTTTAAAGTAAACTTTTTGTGTTAATATTATGTTAATCCCTTTATCTACATTAAAAGTGATTAATCTATTACATTTGTCTGTCGCAAATCCCGTTAACCCGTTCGTTATTTGCTCCGCCAAATGTAAGATTATTAACACTTTTAATATAGCAAAGGTATTAAATAAAATGCATCGATGCAATTGTAGGGCTAATAATCAGACAAACAAAAGAATGGGGGATTAGTATGAACAAAAGAAGTAAATTTTTAACTACATACGTAGTAGTTTTATTTGTAATTGCCATTTTCAGCATATCAGGCTATGCAGCTATGTATGAATGTGAGCTAAATGACACATTTGAGTCAGCAACACCTCTTGACAAATATGGTAACTACAACGAAAAAATTATCGGTAACTTAGACAGTGTGATAGATGAGGATTATTTTATCTTTACACCAATGTACACAGGACCTTATGAGATCACTATAGAGTCAGGTAATTCTGCAACAAAAACTTTATACAACCCATCCAGAGAAATAATTGATGAGACCCCAAATAGTACTCTACGTGCTGAATTAACAGGAAACCACAACTATTATATAAAACTCAAATGCAATAGCACATATGATATGTCAAAGGCCGGCTATACAATCAGCATTATCCCGTTAAAGCCAAATAGAATAACCATAACTGAAGTAGAATATAACAGCTCATTCCTGTCTGCCAATATTCTACCAAACAATACAAAGACAGTCTCCATTTCCGGAGCAATTAACCAGCCTGCTGACGAAGACTATTACATGTTTACTCCACGGATAAGCGGAACATACACTATAAAAACCACTGGTTCCACCGATACAGTAGGGTATCTTTATGATAATAACGGAATCGGTACAGGTATAATGCGTCCCGCAAGCAAGCAATATCTTACCACTAATGATGATTACGGCAGCGGAAACTTTAGTATCACATATGATCTGTCGGCATCTACCACTTATTATATAAAGGTTACACATTGGGATTCAAGTGCTAACAGCGGTGATTATAATCTTGTTGTTTCCATTCCTCAGGAAACCATTTCTTATGATAATGAGGGAAATTCAATCAATTCAGCCTATGTGCTAAGTGCCGGAACTCCATATACTGCACAAATAAACTCATCCTCTGATGTAGACTATTTCAGATTTACTGCTTCTCAAACAGCCTACTACAGGATTGAAACCAAGGGCTTCAATAATACAACAGGACAGGTTTATAGCGGCAGTGGACAGCTTTTGGCCAGTGATACAGATGCAGTAGAAAACTGTGTACTGGAAATGCAGCTTCAGAAAAACATAGCTTATTATATAAAAGTAACCGATAGCAATGGTTCAACAGGAAATTATACAATCAGTGTAACCAGGGGAAAAACTCTGCCACTTGTATACCAGACCCAGCAGCCTTACAGTTTATTATGCTGGGCAACAAGTGCATCCATGGTGAGTTCCTATATCAATAACACCAATATAAACCGTACTGTTGAAATTGCTAAATATATTTATCCAAATTCTTATTCCTACCAGTTTAACCAACCAAATACTATGTCTACCCTATCAGAAGGCATAGAAAGATACATAACAGGTTATTCAGCAAGACATATAACTCCAAAAAAGTTCTCAAGTGTTTTTGGAGCATATCCTTTCGATGATATTGTGAAAGCTATTGATATGAATTCACCCATAGCCTTTCTTATAGATAATCATTGTATAGTGGGTAAAGGTTATATGTATCAGAAAGATGGGGTAACAGGCCCATTTGTGATCTATAATGACCCATGGGATGGTCAGGAACATGCAATTAACTTTAACGAATTCCTTTTCTACGAGAGTGTTTGCTATATTCCAACTCCTGCAGCAAATGGTGAAAAAGAAGTTAATGATACAGTTTTTTCTGCTGATATTATTGATATAAATGTTGAAAAAGTTGCTTCAATAGACAATGAAGGTGACGTTGATTGGTACAAGATAGGAGCATATCCCGGCAACTACACTGTTGAAACCTTTGGTATGACAGATACATATGGGGAAGTTTACAAGGGTTCAATACCTATTCAGGATCCATATATAGCAAATAGAAGTGAAGTGTGGTACAGTGAATTCAACCTTATAGGCCAGGACAACAGCAGTGGTGCAAACGGTAACTTTAAAATCAATTTCACTAATGACAATTCACTAAGAACCTACTATGTTAAGGTAAAACATTCATCACCCTATATTACAGGAAATTATACAATAAAGGTTACAAGAAATTAGAACGATATAATTACGTGTACAGCCAGCTGCGGAATATCCCAGCTGGCTTTTTATTGCTCTTGCTTAGGAAATTATCAAAATTGCAAAATCATATTGGATTTTGATATACCATTTAATATGGAGGCATCATCCCCATAAAAAAGAAAAGTCCCACCAGGGACATTATTTAAAAATCAGACAATTAAAAATAATAGAATCAGTTAGCCATAGTAAAATTATACCAGAATTTTTACCAGTTTATACATCCAATACTAATTATACGCCTTAATTATTTTTTATTCCATTCCTGAAGATTTATTTCCCCTTTTGGGAGTATTACCAATTTTAAAAATGTAATTCACTTATTTTATATTTAGAAGCAAAATTGAGGGTTTTGCTTAGAATATTCTTTATATTGAAGGGAATGTTGCAAATAAAGTATAATTTTATCAAGTTTTAGTGTATAATAAAAAAAGCTAAAGTCAAATTTTGAAATTTAAAATTATTAAAAGCTTGAATATTGGAGTTTAGTATGAAGTCGGAAATGAGAAAGGCCAAAACAAAAAAGCATAAAGAGTATTTATCAATCATGCTTATACCTCATTCCCAGGATAGAGTGAGGGTTATAAAGATTTCGTCCTTCTATCTGAAAGTTTCTTTGCTAGTTGCTGTACTAATAATTTTTATTTCAGGTCTTATCGTAATAAACATCAATTTATCCAATCACAAAAAATCACTGGAATCCAACATCGAAAATCTTTCTAAGCTTAATATAGATCAGAAAAACATGATTAGCGAGAAAGCAAATGCTATTAAAAGTCTAGAGGAACGAGAAAAAATAATTAATTACAAAATAAACCAATTTACCGAAAGATACAAGGATATGGCAGAAAAATACTTATCTGATGAACCGGGCAGCAAAACCAACAGGTCGGGGGACAGAACTGAAAGGACCTTTGTTGATGACATAAGAGTATTAAAGGACAATTTAGATGAATTAATAAACGAGAATAGTAATCAAACAAAGGATATAACCGGGTTGGCCGAAATAGAGGATAAGCTTAAAAAGTATACTGCAACCATCCCAACGCTATGGCCAGCAAAAGGCAGGCTCAGTTCCCGATTTGGAGAGCGGGAGGATCCTTTCAATTACTCCGAGCGTTTCCATGCCGGCATTGATATTGCTGCTGACTGGGGCTCCGATATCCTGGCAGCTGCAGAAGGCACTGTAATAACTGCAGGCACTATGCCTGGTTACGGCAAAGCGGTAGTTGTTTCACATGGTCACGGTTTAACCACACTATACGGGCATATTTCTGCAGCAGTAGCCAAAGAAGGCCAGAAAATAAAAAAGGGGCAGTTAGTTGCCAGAGTTGGAAGCACAGGAAGAAGCACAGGACCCCATTTGCATTTTGAAGTAAGAATCAACGGCACACCTGTTGACCCATTAAAATACCTTGATTAATAAAACCACCATATTTTCCTAGGCACTAACAAGATCACAGAGTGATTTTGCAATAATAATCCATGTTTTAAAGGAGGCCCAAAATGTTTGGTAAAAAGGAGTTTGACGGAATTGACAAGTTTGATACCCTAATAGGTGCAAGCTCGGTTTTTGAAGGAAACATTAAGTCCGACGGTACAATAAGGATTGATGGAAAAGTTATTGGGGATCTTGCTGTAAATGGCGATATATACATAGGCTCAGAAGCCAGCGTGAAAGGAAACATAAACGCCAACAACATACATAATGCAGGAACAGTTGACGGGAACATCGAAGCCAACGGTATCTTAAGACTCTTATCTACATCCAAAATCAACGGCGACATAACTGTTCAAAGCTTTATAGCTGATGAAGGGGGAGTTTTTAACGGTAAATGTACAATGAAAGATGCAAAGACTAATAGCAAATAGTAATCCCCCACATATGGAGGTAACAAGGTATGGATAAAAGCCTTTTTAATCCAACGCTTAAGACAAATGGAGTTAGTGAGACAAAGTCGTATGATATAAGCAAGCTGTTTTATGTAGCTTTTTTCGGCGGAGTTATACCTATAACAGTCTTAGGCTCAAGAAATGCACGATGGCTTGGTGTTAAAAGTCAAAAAATAAACCTGTTCTATATCATAGGCATCTTTATACTTGTTTCAAAGGCTATATTTGCTGCTTTAATTTTATCCAAGACGATTCATATAAGTTCCAGGGATATGAGACTAGGGATCCGCATAGCCGACGTCGTGTTTTATTTATTTATGTATTTTACCATGAAACCAAAGTTCTATCAGCACATATTAAATGGAGGTATAGTCACTCCTCTTCTTAAAGATGCCCTTAAATGGATAGCTATAGGTGTTGCAATCGAAATAATGCTATTGATCGGAGGTGTATTTGTTGCCTATGCCCTTCAACAATGAATTTTTATTAAGCCTGGAAGAGGCATACCATCTACTTGAAATAAACAGGATAGATTCAGCAATAGGTAAAATAAACAGCCTTCTTGCATCGGCTCCAAATAATGGCGAGCTATTGTTTTTAAAAGCTGTATGTCTCCACCAAAAGAACTCAAATGATGAGGCCCTGTACTTGTGTAAAGATGCATTAGGGCATGGATTTGAAAAAAGCCGCTGCCATCATCTCTTGGCAAAAATCCTGTATGATAAGAATGATTATATAAACTCGGAGGAGCATTATCTTGAATCACTTGCGGCAAATCCTCACAACCCGGATGTACTTGCCGATTACGGTGAATTGATGTTTAAAACGGGTCATCAGGATAAAGCATTTAAACTTGTAAATGAAGCCTTAAGATTAGACCCGTATAACGGTGCTGCCCTTACATTTTATATCAAGTATAACCTGTCCACAAATAATAAAACAGCCCATGCAGATGCACTGCAGCGTTATATGTCATCCTCAGATAATGACCTTGCAAAATTGGCAAAATTGGGCATATCCCAATTAATCTCAGGCAACTCCAAGGATGCCCGTGAAGCAATCAGGCAGGCTTACTTAATGGATCCTACAAATAAGGATCTTCTGGAATTGCTTCAGGAATTGATTGTGGATTCCAATCCTTACTTCAAGCCTATTCAAATGGTAGAAAAGATAGGTGGTCCCAAGGTCCTTTGGCTGGCATTCA
It includes:
- a CDS encoding tetratricopeptide repeat protein; its protein translation is MPFNNEFLLSLEEAYHLLEINRIDSAIGKINSLLASAPNNGELLFLKAVCLHQKNSNDEALYLCKDALGHGFEKSRCHHLLAKILYDKNDYINSEEHYLESLAANPHNPDVLADYGELMFKTGHQDKAFKLVNEALRLDPYNGAALTFYIKYNLSTNNKTAHADALQRYMSSSDNDLAKLAKLGISQLISGNSKDAREAIRQAYLMDPTNKDLLELLQELIVDSNPYFKPIQMVEKIGGPKVLWLAFIIILFTLRFLKLDTALIIVAIIYLCYAIYTWTTIPVRKLLEKKIQKS